A stretch of the Uranotaenia lowii strain MFRU-FL chromosome 3, ASM2978415v1, whole genome shotgun sequence genome encodes the following:
- the LOC129754790 gene encoding putative odorant receptor 83c yields the protein MINYLPGYGFVIGALFQLLEFCLLGTIYTVQNEAMIRSIYEVKWYLLPADERRMWSFMLHKSQNAVNLTIGGLAVLNVETFVEIIKTIYQCFAMLINFVK from the exons ATGATCAACTATTTGCCAGGATATGGGTTTGTGATAGGGGCCTTGTTTCAACTGTTGGAATTTTGTCTTTTGGGCACAATTTACACCGTTCAG AACGAAGCGATGATTCGATCCATCTACGAGGTCAAGTGGTATCTTTTACCAGCGGATGAACGACGCATGTGGAGCTTCATGCTTCACAAGAGTCAGAATGCGGTTAATCTGACGATCGGTGGTTTAGCGGTGCTCAACGTGGAAACCTTTGTTGAG attattaaaacaatttatCAGTGTTTTGCAATGTTAATTAACTTTGTTAAATAA
- the LOC129753695 gene encoding odorant receptor 67d-like, translating into MQNETSVELFRTNIALIRRMARLVGADVLQDNYRPNLRTYRTMLFIALYFVFLIYTLWFHTSGFLQILKTLAPVGMGIQGLYKLYNVLANRNFFIERGVYLELFHEENKHHSRSQLLTERMRQTYTLNKLLLVAYFMAVAGYGMYPFYYYIVYRERMLAINVLVPGIDSESVVGFFATVVFQFSLLTTALIGIAAADSALLFYMANLTVLVEVYKGSLQDMNDLLEASKPDLKAIRKRTKEIFAEHYEVISYQVELEKGYFGLNFIQITTSVACLAMILFLCYMDNYIPGYGFLIGAFFQLLEFCLLGTIFTVQNEDMVLSIYDVKWYLLPKEEKRMWNFMLHKSQNAVNMTIGGLAILNVETFVVVRRITEKRLKRTRNKGEAIIMKICVTYDKESMTSGIINNPYITPLWRRQVVC; encoded by the exons ATGCAGAACGAAACTTCAGTGGAACTGTTTCGAACTAACATTGCGCTGATACGTCGGATGGCCCGTTTAGTTGGAGCTGATGTCCTGCAAGATAACTACCGTCCAAATCTGCGTACCTATAGGACCATGCTGTTCATAGCTCTGTACTTCGTTTTCCTCATCTACACTTTATGGTTTCATACTTCCGGGTTCCTTCAAATCCTGAAAACGTTGGCCCCAGTCGGGATGGGCATCCAAGGTTTGTACAAGCTGTACAACGTTTTGGCCAACCGTAATTTCTTCATCGAACGTGGAGTCTACTTGGAGCTATTTCATGAGGAAAACAAACACCACTCCAGGAGCCAGTTGCTTACGGAACGGATGCGACAAACGTACACCTTGAACAAGTTGCTGCTGGTAGCGTACTTTATGGCAGTAGCCGGCTACGGGATGTACCCGTTTTATTACTACATTGTATACCGGGAGAGAATGCTAGCTATCAATGTCCTGGTCCCGGGAATAGATTCGGAGAGTGTGGTGGGTTTTTTCGCCACGGTTGTCTTTCAGTTTTCGCTTCTAACGACGGCACTCATTGGGATCGCTGCTGCCGATTCGGCCCTGCTGTTCTACATGGCGAATTTGACGGTCTTGGTTGAGGTTTACAAGGGCAGCTTGCAGGATATGAATGACCTTTTGGAAGCGTCCAAACCAGACCTGAAGGCGATCCGAAAGAGGACCAAGGAAATTTTCGCTGAACACTACGAAGTCATAAG CTACCAGGTCGAGCTGGAGAAGGGCTATTTCGGATTAAACTTCATCCAAATAACAACTTCGGTTGCCTGTTTGGCTATGATTTTGTTTCTGTGCTACATGGACAACTACATACCGGGTTATGGTTTCTTGATTGGAGCGTTCTTTCAACTGTTGGAATTTTGTCTACTGGGTACGATCTTCACCGTTCAG AACGAAGATATGGTTCTATCGATCTACGATGTCAAGTGGTACCTTTTACCGAAGGAGGAAAAACGCATGTGGAATTTTATGCTTCACAAAAGCCAAAACGCAGTGAATATGACAATCGGCGGCTTGGCGATTCTCAATGTCGAAACGTTTGTTGTGGTACG TCGGATAAcggagaaaagattaaaaaggaCAAGAAACAAGGGCGAAGCTATCATCATGAAGATTTGTGTAACTTACGACAAAGAGTCGATGACATCCGGAATTATCAATAATCCCTACATAACGCCATTATGGAGACGTCAAGTCGTTTGTTAA
- the LOC129753693 gene encoding uncharacterized protein LOC129753693, translating into MEYDNSLEIYRINIALIRRLTRVVGADVLRPNYRPNIRTLRTLTFIIIYLGCSFYTFWYYSSDYIQILKTLAPLGMGLQGLYKLYNAVIQREFFIAHEHYLDQFHQKNKHHSRKKLITKRMVQTHTLNKLLLAAYAFAIAGFGLYPLYYYVVYREKALALAVLIPGIDWESNVGYAITVVFHFSLLALALTGITAADSAILVFIANLTTLVEVFKGSLQELNDLLEASKRDVRAIRQKTKEIFAEHYAIIRY; encoded by the coding sequence ATGGAGTACGATAATTCCTTAGAAATCTATCGGATCAACATTGCACTTATTCGTCGGTTGACCAGAGTCGTTGGGGCAGATGTCCTGAGACCAAACTACCGTCCGAACATCCGCACCCTGAGAACGCtaacctttataataatttaccTCGGCTGCAGTTTCTACACTTTCTGGTACTATTCATCCGATTACATTCAAATCTTGAAGACTCTGGCTCCGCTTGGCATGGGCCTTCAGGGTTTGTACAAGTTGTACAACGCTGTGATTCAGAGGGAATTCTTCATCGCCCACGAACACTATTTGGACcaatttcatcagaaaaacaAACACCATTCGAGGAAAAAGCTTATTACAAAACGAATGGTGCAAACGCATACTTTGAATAAGTTATTGTTGGCGGCGTATGCCTTCGCCATCGCCGGGTTCGGTTTGTATCCGTTGTACTACTACGTCGTATACCGAGAGAAGGCCTTGGCACTTGCAGTATTAATACCCGGAATCGATTGGGAGTCCAATGTGGGTTATGCGATAACCGTTGTCTTTCACTTCTCGCTTCTGGCGCTGGCCCTCACTGGAATAACGGCTGCAGATTCAGCGATCTTGGTGTTCATCGCCAACCTGACAACCCTGGTTGAGGTCTTCAAGGGCAGTTTGCAGGAGCTCAACGACCTGCTGGAAGCATCCAAACGCGATGTAAGGGCAATCCGACAGAAAACCAAGGAAATCTTTGCCGAACACTACGCGATTATaaggtattga